The Pan paniscus chromosome 3, NHGRI_mPanPan1-v2.0_pri, whole genome shotgun sequence genome includes a window with the following:
- the EXOC1L gene encoding exocyst complex component 1-like isoform X1 gives MSSLVKEDLEKKLFKPLSQNLYEFIEIEFSVQDRYYLCVSVTKKEEVKIIMVKHYRIGLDEKYEVTKKWSLNDLQMIDGKEADTDNPFFDLHFKKVYSLEAYSCASKYAFARTVNKLNHAYLKKDLQIVNFDSTYINDDSIWSSNNKDCLVLMRICFYAFNLVCLSLCPLPL, from the exons ATGTCATCACTGGTAAAGGAGGACTTGGAGAAGAAACTGTTTAAGCCACTCTCGCAGAATCTGTACGAGTTTATTGAAATAGAGTTCTCCGTCCAGGACAGGTATTACCTCTGTGTGTCAG TGAccaaaaaggaagaagtaaaaataatcatGGTGAAACACTACAGAATAGGTTTAGATGAAAAATATGAAGTAACAAAAAAGTGGTCTTTGAACGATCTGCAGATGATTGATGGAAAAGAAGCAGATACT GACAATCCATTTTTTGATCTGCACTTCAAGAAAGTGTACAGTTTGGAAGCATATAGCTGTGCTTCTAAATATGCCTTTGCTCGAACTGTAAATAAGCTGAATCATGCATATCTTAAAAAGGACTTACAGATCGTGAACTTTGATTCTACATACattaatgatgattccatttggtcCTCCAACAATAAGGATTGTTTGGTCCTTATGAGAATATGCTTTTACGCTTTCAATCTTGTGTGCTTGTCCCTATGTCCCTTGCCACTCTGA
- the EXOC1L gene encoding exocyst complex component 1-like isoform X2: MSSLVKEDLEKKLFKPLSQNLYEFIEIEFSVQDRYYLCVSVTKKEEVKIIMVKHYRIGLDEKYEVTKKWSLNDLQMIDGKEADTVFEKQVVSGYMRQSIF, translated from the exons ATGTCATCACTGGTAAAGGAGGACTTGGAGAAGAAACTGTTTAAGCCACTCTCGCAGAATCTGTACGAGTTTATTGAAATAGAGTTCTCCGTCCAGGACAGGTATTACCTCTGTGTGTCAG TGAccaaaaaggaagaagtaaaaataatcatGGTGAAACACTACAGAATAGGTTTAGATGAAAAATATGAAGTAACAAAAAAGTGGTCTTTGAACGATCTGCAGATGATTGATGGAAAAGAAGCAGATACT gtttttgagaAGCAGGTGGTGtctggttacatga GACAATCCATTTTTTGA